The DNA region AGCAGGCTCCGCCCGATAAGCAGCAGCGCGCTCGCGCTGGCGACCGCGAGGACGCCGACGCGCAGGCGCGGGCCCTCGACGTGCTTGCGCAGTGGGCCCGAGATCAGCAAGCCCGCGAACAGGAACGGCACCAGGAACGCCGCCGCGGTCAGGTGTCTGACCTCGACGTGACCGGCCGCGGCGAGCGTGATCAGCGACGAGATCGAGGCGAGCAGGAAGAACGCGCTCAGCGTCGAGCGGATCGTGGGGCCGGACTGGTTCTGGTAGACCAGCGCGATGGGCGGGCCGCCGATCGACGCGATCGTGCCGAAGGCGCCCGAGGCGGTGCCCGCCACCACGAGCGCGGGGCGGGTCGGCTGTGGCTTCCAGGTGATCACCGACAGTGCCACGCACACCAGCACGCTCGTGCCGATCACCAGGTTGAACCCGCTCGCGGGCAGCGTCGCCAGTGCCAGCACGCCGAGCAGATTGCCCGGCAGCCTGCCCAGCATCGCCCACCCGACGCCGGACCACTCGATGTGACCGCGTTCGCGGGTCATCATCATGGCGGCCAAGGCGGTGCCCGCGAACAGGACCGGGACGGGGACGAGCATCGGGTCGAGCAGAGCCAGGATCGGCCCGGCGATCAGGTTCAGACCGAAGCCGATGGTGCCCTGGACTGCGGCCCCGACCATCATGATCAGGCCCGCGATCACCAGTGCGGTAGTCAATGTTTCCCCCAGACGCGAAGCGGGGGCCGCCCGACGGACGGCCCCCGCTCGGTGAGCTGTGCTAGCTCGTGACCATCTTGCGCAACACGTACTGCATGATGCCGCCGTTGCGGTAGTAGTCGGCCTCACCGGGGGTGTCGATGCGCAGGACCGCGTCGAACTCCACAGTGGACCCGTCCGCCTTGGTGGCGACGACCTTGAGCGTGCGCGGGGTGGTGCCCTCGTTCAGCCCGGTGACGCCCGAGATGGCGAAGGTCTCCGTGCCGTCCAGGCCAAGCGACGCCGCGGTCTGGCCTTCCGGGAACTGCATCGGAAGCACGCCCATGCCGATCAGGTTCGACCGGTGGATGCGCTCGAACGACTCCGCGATGACCGCGCGCACACCCAGCAGCGAGGTGCCCTTGGCCGCCCAGTCGCGCGACGAGCCCGAGCCGTACTCCTTGCCCGCCAGCACGACCAGACCGATCCCCGCCGCCGCGTAGTTCTGCGCCGCGTCGTAGATGAAGGCCTGCTCGCCATCCTTGGTGAAGTCGCGGGTGTAGCCACCCTGGACGTCGTCGAGCAGCAGGTTGCGCAGCCGGATGTTGGCGAAGGTGCCGCGGATCATGACCTCGTGGTTGCCGCGCCGCGAGCCGTAGGAGTTGAAGTCCTTGCGCTCGACGCCGTGCTCGGTGAGGTACTTGCCCGCCGGGGTGTCCTGCTTGATGGCGCCCGCGGGGGAGATGTGGTCGGTGGTGACCGAGTCGCCCAGCAGCGCGAGCACGCGGGCGCCCGCGATGTCGGTGACAGGGGTGGTCTCCATCGTCATGCCGTCGAAGTACGGGGGCTTGCGGACGTAGGTCGACTCCGCGTCCCACTCGAAGGTCTTGCCGGTCGGCGTCGGCAGCGACTGCCAGCGCTGGTCGCCCGCGAAGACGTCCTTGTAGCTGTCGGCGAAGCTCTCCGCCGACAGCGCCGCGGTGATGGTGTCGGAGATCTCCTGCGGCGTCGGCCAGATGTCGGCCAGGAACACCGGCTCGCCGTCGGAGCCCGTGCCCAGCGGCTCGGTGGTGATGTCGATGTCCATCGACCCGGCCAGCGCGTAGGCCACCACCAGCGGCGGGGAGGCCAGGTAGTTCATCTTGATGTCCGGGTTGATCCGGCCCTCGAAGTTGCGGTTGCCGGACAGCACCGACACCACCGCGAGGTCGGCTTCCTGAACACCGGCCGAGATCTCGTCCTGCAGCGGACCGGAGTTGCCGATGCACGTGGTGCAGCCGTACCCGACGAGGTTGAAGCCCAGCTTGTCCAGGTACGGGGTCAGGCCCGCGCGGTCGTAGTAGTCCATGACGACCTTGGAACCCGGCGCCAGCGTGGTCTTGACCCACGGCTTGCGGGCCAAGCCGCGCTCGACGGCCTTCTTCGCCAGCAGTGCAGCGCCGATCATGACCGACGGGTTGGACGTGTTGGTGCACGAGGTGATCGCGGCGATCGCGACGGCACCGTGGTCGAGTTCGAAGGTGTTGCCGTCCAAGGTGACCGTGGTCGGCTTCGACACCCGGCCCTCGGCGCCCGCGGCCGCCGAGTGGTAGTCGAACGGCTTGCCGTCGCCGTTGCCACCCGAGCCGTGCGCGGGGGCGTCACTGGCGGGGAACGACTCGTCCGAAGACTCGTCCACAGCGGACAGCGGCGCGCTCTCCTCGTGGGCGATGTAGGCACCGAGCGCGGCGCGGAAAGCCGACTTCGCGTCGGTCAGCTCGATGCGGTCCTGCGGCCGCTTCGGGCCCGCGATGGACGGGACGACCGTGGCCAGGTCCAGCTCCAGCGTCTCGGAGAAGACCGGCTCGAAGGACGGGTCGTGCCAGAGGCCCTGCTGCTTGGCGTAAGCCTCGACGAGCGCGACCTGCTCTTCGCTACGGCCGGTGAAGCGCAGGTAGTCGATGGTCTCCTGGTCGACCGGGAAGATCGCCGCGGTGGAGCCGAACTCGGGGCTCATGTTGCCGATGGTGGCGCGGTTGGCCAGCGGGACGGCGGTGACGCCCGAGCCGTAGAACTCGACGAACTTGCCGACGACGCCCTGCTTGCGCAGCATCTCGGTGATCGTCAGCACCAGGTCGGTGGCGGTGGCGCCCGCGGGCAGCTCGCCGTGCAGCTTGAAGCCGACCACGCGCGGGATCAGCATCGAGACCGGCTGGCCGAGCATGGCGGCCTCGGCCTCGATGCCGCCGACGCCCCAGCCCAGCACGCCAAGGCCGTTGACCATGGTGGTGTGCGAGTCGGTGCCGACCACGGTGTCCGGGTAGGCGATGCCGTCGCGGACCATGACCACGCGGGCCAGGTGCTCGATGTTGACCTGGTGGACGATGCCGGTGCCCGGGGGGACGACCTTGAACTCGTCGAAGGCGGTCTGGCCCCAGCGCAGGAACTGGTAGCGCTCCTTGTTGCGCTCGTACTCCAGGTCCACGTTGGTCTCGAAGGCGTCCGGGCGGCCGAAGATGTCGGCGATGACCGAGTGGTCGATGACCAGCTCGGCCGGGGCCAGCGGGTTGACCTTCGACGGGTCGCCGCCCAGCGCGGTGACGGCCTCACGCATGGTGGCCAGGTCGACCACACACGGCACGCCGGTGAAGTCCTGCATGACCACGCGGCCGGGGGTGAACTGGATCTCCGTCGACGGCTCGGCCGCCGGGTCCCAGCCCGCCAGGGCGCGCACGTGGTCGGCGGTGATGTTCGCGCCGTCCTCGGTGCGGAGCAGGTTCTCCAGCAGGATCTTCAAGCTGTAGGGCAGGCGCTCGGCACCCTCCACGGCGTCGAGCCGGAACACCTCGTACGAGGCATCGCCGACGGTCAGCGTGGCACGGGCGCCGAAGCTGTCCTTGCTAGCAGTAGTCACGTCCAACTCCAGTGGCGGCGCAAGTCAGTCAGGTTCGGGCCCTGAGTCTCGCGCACCCGCTCGGAGCGCGCATCGACAGGCCCACGCGACAAACAGTACGCTTGTCCTGCTAGCCGGTTCAAGTGGGCACGCCAGGGAGGTCGAATGTGATCCATCACGTCCAGATCGCGTGTCCGGAGGGCGCGGAGGACCGGATGCGCGCGTTCTACACCGGCGTGCTCGGGTGGCATGAGCTGCCCAAACCGCCCCTGCTGGCCGCCAGAGGCGGCTGCTGGTTCGCCGTGCCCGGCGGCGGGGAACTGCATGTCGGCGTCGAGTCCGACTTCCGCGCCGCGCGCAAGGCTCATCCCGCGTTCGTCGTGGACATCGACGCCGTCGGTTCGGCGCTGATCCAGGCGGGGTCGCCCGTGCGGTGGGCCGATCCGGCGGAGATCCCCGGCCGCGGGCGGTTCCACACCGACGACCCGGTGGGCAACCGACTGGAATTCCTCGAGGCCGAGCGCTGACACGGCCGAACGGATGTGTGTTCGCTCGATTCCGGACGGTGCTGTTTGGGCCGGGCGGGCTAAGGGTGATGGGGCGGACCGGCCTGAGGGTCGGTAGTCGGATCCGACTATTTATCCGGGATCGCCGACGAATCCGCTGGTTGTCGCCCATGCTGTCGGCGTGTCAGCTCCCAGGCGGCGAAGCGGTGGTCGGTCAGCAGCGCGGTCAGCCGGGCCACCAACTCGGCAGGCGACAGTTCGGTCGATTCGATCACCAGTTCGGCGGTGTCCTCGCAGACGACGACGGTGGCCGACGGACCAAGTTCCGCGGCCAGCCGGGCGCCGATCATGATCGGCGCGCTACCGCCGGGCGCGGTTCGCCGCAGCGCCGCCCGAGAACCAGTCACGCCCTCCACTTTCGACCATGCGGGGCTGCCGCTCCATGGCCCGCGATGGCCTGTTGCTGACACGGGATGTCATCGGGCGGACACGAGAGGTGACCTATGACACTGCGCGATCTGGGGTTCGACGAGCGGACCGAGCAGGTGTACCGGGTGCTGCTGGACGAGCCCGCCTGCGGACTGGCCGACCTGGCCGCGCGGTTCGGCATCGACGTCGAGGTGGTGGACAAGGCGATCTCGGCGCTGGTCGCGCTCGGCGTCGCGCGGCGCGACGGTGCCGGGCCGGTCGCGCTGCTCAGTCCGGGTGCCGCGCTCGGCGAACTGATCGAGCGGATCGAGGACGCGTTGCTGCGCGAGCACCGCAGGGTCGGCGCGACCCGCGCGGAGGTGGCCGAACTCGCGGCCCGCCACGAACGGCGCGCTGGCCCCTCGGCCGACAACGGAATCGAGCGGATCGAAGACCTCGGCGCGGTCCGCGCGGCGTTGGAGGACCTGTCGTTCTTCACCAGGATCAGCGTGTTCGCCGTCCAGCCGGGGGGACCGCAGTCCGCTGAGGCCCTGGCCGCGAGCAAGCCGCTGGACCTGCGCGGCCTGCGCCGTGGGCTGGACATGCGGGTGATCTACGACGCCGCCGTCCTCTCCGACGAGGTCAACCGCGCCTACCTGCGGGAACTGGGTGAGGCGGGTGCGCAGTACCGGGTCAGCGACGTCGCCCTTGAGCGGATGATCGTCATGGACGGCAAGGTCGCGGTGGTGCCGATCGACCCGGCCGACAGCGGCAAAGGCGCGCTGATCGTGCGCCAGCCCGGCCTGATCACCGGATTCCTCCGCCTCTTCCAGCGCATCTGGGACGACGCGCGGGAACTGCCCTGGGTCGAGCGCACGACCGAGCCGGACCTCACCGACGAGGACCGGCAGGTCCTCGCGCACATGGCCTCCGGCGGCACCGACGACGGCGCGGCCAGGATGCTCGGGGTGTCCGTGCGGCACCTGCGTCGGCGCATCGCCCGGCTGATGGACCGGCTCGACGCGGGCAGCCGGTTCGAGGCCGGGGCCGAGGCCGCGCGCCGCGGCTGGATCTGAGTCCCTTTGCTGACAAGGACCGGTCCGCTTGTTGACGTCCTGAACCCGGATCTCGACGCGCTCGGTCGCGCAGACTTCGGGTAGACGACCGGAAAGGGCCAACTATGAATGCAGGGACCATGCGCCGGATGACCTTCGGCCTCGCCGCCGCCGCGCTGGCGACGTTGGTCGGCGCGGGTATCGCCTCGGCCGACGAGCCCGCGGACCCCACCACGCCGGACGGTGGCGGAACGACCGGCGCGTTCATGTGGGGCGGATGCGTGTGCCAGGGGCCGGTGCCCGTGCCCGATCCGGTCCTCCCGTCCGTCGTGGCGACCGTGCCCGACTTCCTCGTCTGGCACTGACCGACCCAGTCGCATCCTCTCCCCGGCTCGCGCGGCCATCGTGCCGCGTGGGCGGCTGGCGGACGCCCGCCGCCGAGCGCGTCCCCGTTCCAAGGTGACGCACCGGAACCACGAAAGGAGGTGACACATGAGCACGCTCGTTCGCCACGCCAACGAGATCTCGCCTGATCTGTTCGGCGACCTCGACGCGCAGACCGGCGCGCGGTCCCTGTCGGGCATGACCCCGGTCATGGCCACGCCGACCGCCGTCGCGCTGGGCATCGCCATCTCGGCGGTCGCGTTCCACGCCGGATACATGTATGGCATCGCCCGCAACATGGCCGAAGGCTCGGTCGTGTTGCCGCAGTAGGCGATTCCTTCGCTTTCCGAATCAATGAGACGAATTCCGAGAGGGGGTGAAGTGTGTCCTCTGTGCTTGAGAAGGTCAACGCGTCGGCGGTGTTCGCCGACATTCCGCTGCGCGCCGACGTCCCGATGACAGTCGGTGCGGCGTCGCCGGTCCTGGCGACGCCCGCGACCATCGTCGGCATCGCCGCGGGCGTCGCCGTCGTGGCGGGCGTGGCAGGCGCGTTCTACGCCGGGTACCAGATCGGCCGCGCGATCGGCCACCAGAACCCGTTGCCGCAGTAACGGGCCGGGCCGGTGCGTCCGCGGCGCACCGGCCCACTCGACTCTTCCACTCCCGCTGACCTGAGGAGCTGATTCGTCGTGCGAGGACTGTCGAAATACCTGCGGCCGGGACTGCGCGCGGCGATGCCGCGGGCGGCGGTGCTGACCGCGACCGAGCGACTCGGCTCGATCACCCACCTGGTGTCGAGCCTGGAATACCTGGCCAGAGCCAAGGACCGCGACTGGGGCGGACCCAACAACTGGGACGTGACCCGCACGGGGTTCGTGACCCGCTCACCCCGGCTGACCAAGGTGCTCGACCTGGTCGCGCGCCGCGACGTGACGCGGGCGCTGCACGTGGCCAGGGTCGCCGCGGCTGCGGCGCTGTGGCTGCCGTTGCCCAAAGGCGCCAAGGTGGCCGCGAACGGGGTGCTCGCCGGGTCGCAACTGGCCCTGTACGCTCGCCACCTCTACGGCACCGACGGCGCCGACCAGGTGTCGTTCCTGGTGCAGTCGCTGGCGACCGTGGCCAGGATCGGCGACCGCAGGCCCGCCGTCGTCGACTCCTGCCTGTGGTTCATCGCGCTGCAGTCGGTGCTGTCCTACACCGTCTCCGGCTGGGCGAAGCTGCCGAGCCAGACCTGGCGCACCGGCCGCGCGCTGCCCGGCATCACCCGCACCCTGACCTACGGCGAGCCGAACGTCTGGCGTCTGTTCGAGCGCCATCCCAAGGCGACGCGCCTGCTCGCGCACGGCGTGCTGGCCATGGAATGCGGATTCCCGCTGGTCTTCGCCGCGCGCGGTCGCGTCGCGCCGCTGGTGCTCGGTTCGGCGGGCGCCTTCCACCTGGCCAACGCCTGGGTCATGGGACTCGGCCGGTTCTTCTGGTCGTTCACCTCCACCTATCCCGCCGTGCTCTACGCCTCCGGTCCGCGCGCCGACGCGCGAGGACAGCGGCGGGACGACACCCTGCCCGCCCTGTGCGCGGCGCTGATCGGCGCCTTCCTCACCACCGCCCAGGTGGTGCGCGCCCGCCGCGCGGCCATGGTCGTCGCGGGCCGCGGCGATGAGCGCACGCTCGACGCGAGTTCGGGGAACGTGCTGTCCTACCGGCGGATCGGCGACGGCGACGGCCCGGTGGTGGTGTTGGAGAACGGCCTGTGCGCCACGGCCGAACACTGGGAGTGGATCACCACCCGGCTCGCCGAGCGGTTCACCACCGTCACCTATCACCGCGCGGGCTATGGACCCAGCCGGGCCAAGGCCGACTTCACCACCGACACCGCGGTCGCGGACCTGGTCGACCTGGCCAAGGCCGTCGCCGACGGCAGGCCGGTCGTCCTCATCGGACACTCACTCGGCGGCTACCTCGCCATGCGCGCGGCGCACACCCTGGGCGCCACGGTGATCGGCGTCGGGCTGGTCGACTCCAGCCACCCCGCCGAACTGCGCCGGTCCGCCAGGCAGGCACAGGGCGCAGACGGGCTCACCAACGCGCTCTCGCTGATGCCCGCGTCGATGAAGGCGGGGCTCGGCATCCTGTTGCAGCCGCCCAAGTGGGTGGACACGCTGCCCGCGCACGTGCGGGAGCTGTCCCTGGCCCAGTACCGCGACCACCGCCTGTGGAGCGGCGCGGCGCGGGAATGGAAGGTGATCAAGGGCGAGTTCGAGAACTTCGACGGCGAACTTCCCGAGGTCGGCGCGCCGATGCTGGTGATCACCGCGGGCCACACCGCCGCCACCGACCCGGTGCAGATCGAGCTGCACGACGAGATGGCCGCCGCGGCGCCCAGAGCCGAGCGGCACACCATCGAGGGCTTCGACCACGACCAGATGCTCAGCGACGAGACCGGCGCGGGCACCGTGGCGGGGCTGATCGAGCGGTTCATCGACGGCCTGGAGGGCGACGATGCGTCCTGATGGCAAGGGATTGGCGGGCACCGCGCTGACCGGCGCGCTGGCGGCGTGGTTCGGCGTGACGGTGCTCAGCCAGCACCCGCACCAGATTTTCGACCGCTTCCGCCGCTACGACCTGACCGGCCTGGTGATCGCGAACTGGCGGTTCTTCGCCCCAGAGCCCGCCCAGCACGACTTCCATGTGCTGCACCGGGTGCTCACCGCCGACGGCGACCAGACCTCGTGGTCGGAAACGACCCGGATCCCGCGCAGGCGGCTGGTGCAGGCCCTGTGGTTCCCCGACCGCAGGCAGGACAAGGCGATGTTCGACGTGTGCAACGAGCTGATCATCTACTTGGCGCGCAAGGACTTCGACATCACCACGACCGCCGCGTACCAGGTGCTGCGCGACTCGGTCGAACTCGCGGTGCGCGGCGAGCATCCCGTCACCCCCAAGGGGTTCCAGTTCGTGATCGCCAGGGCCACCGGCTACGACGACACACCTGAACCGGAGTACCTGCTCGTGTCCCAGTTCGTCTCGCTTGAGGAGGAAGCATGACCGCGGTGCCCGACATCGGCTACGGCAGGCAGTTCGCCGGGTTCTACGACCGGCTGTTCCCGGCCGACGCCGGTGTCGACCAGGCGGTGGCCTTCCTGGCCGCCCTGCACCCCGGCGACGGCTCGCCGACGCTGGAGTTCGGCGTCGGCACCGGTCGCGTCGCGGTACCGCTGTCCGAGCGGGTCGGCGAGGTGGTGGGGGTGGATTCCTCGCCCGAGATGCTCGACGTGTTGCGCGCCGCGGTCGGCGACCGGCCGGTCGCGGCGGTCCACGCCGACATCCGCGACTACACCGACGGGCGGAGCTACGGGCTGGTCTACTGCGTGTGCGGGACCCTGTCGATGCTGCTGGACCCCGAGGAACAGCGCCGCGCCGTGAAGGCCGCCGCGCGGCGCCTGGCCCCAGGCGGGCGGCTGGTGATCGAGACACACAACCCGGCGATCGCCGAGGCGCTCAACCAGGGCAAGCCGCGCGACTCGTTCTTCGTGCCGTACCCGGCACCGGACACGGGCCTGCTGTCCTACTCCACCGTCGACCTGGACAACCGGCTCTGGCACCTGGCGCACATCTTCTTCGACGACGGCCGCGCCCGCGTGGCCGCCGAGCTGAGCAGGCTGACCACCGCGGAGGAGACCGACCACTACGCGCGGTCGGCGGGCCTGGAACTCGTCGACAGGCACGCCGACTTCTGGGGCAACCCCTTCACCGGCGCCGAGCCGATGACCGTGTCGGTGTACCGGGCGGCCAGCGATGTCTGAGCCGCCGTCGACGTTCCGGTTCTTCGCCGACCACCTGCGCCCGCACCGCGTCCCGCTGATCATCGGCACGGTGCTGCTGGTGGGATCCAGTGCCCTCGGTCTGCTGCAGCCGCTCGCCGCCAAGCTCGTGATCGAGGCGCTTGCGGCACAGGCCGGGATGACCGGCGCGCTGGTCAAGCTGACCGTGCTGGTCCTGGTCGCCGCGCTGATGCTGGGTGTGGGCAACTACCTGCTGATGCGGTCGGCGGAGAACGTCACGCTGTCCGGTCGCCGTTCGCTGGTGCGCCATGTCCTGCGGCTGTCGGTGCCGGGGATGCGCACCCAGCAGCCCGGCGATCTGCTGGCCAGGGTCACCTCGGACACCGCCGTCCTGCGCCAGGTCGCCGCCCAGGTCGCCGTGCAGGTGCTCACCGGGGCCGTGCTGCTGGTGGGCGCCCTGGTGTTCATGGGTGTGGTGGACCTGATCCTGCTGGTCACCACGGCGGCCGTGGTGGCGGTGCTCGGCGGGATCGTGTGGCTGATCATGCCGCGCATCCGCGAGGCCGCGCTGCGCGCTCAGGCGTCGGTCGGCGAGATCGGCGCCGCACTCGAACGCGGCCTCGGCGCGTTCACCACGGTCAAGGCGTCCGGCGCGGAGCGGGCCGAGGAGGAGCGGGTCGACCGGGCCTCCCGCTCGGCCTACGAACAGGGTGTCGCGCTGGCCAAGTGGGGATCCGTGGCGGGCACGACCACCGGGCTGGCCATCCAGGTGGCGTTCCTGGTCGTGCTCGGCGTGGGCGGCGCCAGGGTCGCTGCGGGCTCGATGACCGTCGCCGACCTGGTGGCCTTCCTTCTGTATGTCGCCTACTTGACCGCGCCGCTGTCGCAGCTGGTCAACGCGAGCGCCTACATCCAGGCGGGCCGCGCCGCGGTCACCCGGATCGGCGAGGTGACCCAGCTCCCCATCGAGGACATCGAGGACAGTGGACGCGCGGGCGGCCGGACACCGGCCGCGCTGACGTTCGAGAAGGTCACCTTCGCCTATCCCGGCCGGGCGGACACGGCACTGAACGGGTTCAGCCTCGATGTGCCCAAGGCGTCGCTGACCGCACTGGTCGGCCCGTCCGGGTCCGGGAAGACCACGGTGCTCAACCTGGTGGAGCGCTTCTACGAGCCCACCGCGGGGACCATCAGGCTCGACGGCCGCGACTTGCGCGACTGGGACCTCGCCGAGCTGCGGGCGCAGATCGGCTACGTGGAGCAGGACGCCGCCGTCCTGGCCGGAACCTTGCGGGAGAACCTGACCTACGCCGCGCCGGAGGCCACCGAGGAAGCCCTTCGGGACGTCCTGCGGATCACCCGTCTGGAACCCCTGTTGCGCAGGCTCGGCGACGATCTCGACGCGCCGATCGCCCATCGTGGCGTGTCGTTGTCCGGCGGGGAACGGCAGCGGGTGGCCATCGCCCGCGCGCTGCTGCGCGAGCCGCGGCTGCTGATGCTCGACGAGGCGACGTCCCAGCTCGACGCGGTCAACGAGGCGGCGCTGCGAGAGGTGGTGCGCGACATCGCGGCCACCACCACGGTCGTCGTCGTGGCCCACCGGCTCTCCACCGTGCTGGCCGCCGAGCAGATCGTGGTGCTCGCCGACGGCGCGGCCACCGGGGTGGGATCGCACGGGGAACTGCTGCGGTCGGACCCGCTCTACGCGAAGCTGGCGGCCGAGCAGGCGCTGGTCTGAGGAATCGAGGGACATGGACGCCGTCGTCGTCGGTGCCGGGCCGAACGGACTGGCCGCCGCGCTGGTGCTGGCCAAGGCCGGGCTGGCCGTCGAGGTGCACGAGGCGGCCGACACCGTCGGCGGCGGCGCCCGGACCGCGGAGCTGACCCTGCCCGGATTCAGACACGACGTGTGTTCGTTCGCTCATCCCATGGGGCTGGCGTCGCCGTTCTTCCGGGCGTTCGACCTCGCCGCGCGCGGGGTCGAGCTGCTGGTGCCCGAGGTGTCCTACGCGCACCCGCTCGACGGCGGTCGGGCGGGCGTGGCGTGGCGCGACCTCGACCGCACCGCGGACGGCCTCGGCCGCGACGGCCGGGCGTGGCGGTCGCTGCTGGGGCCGCTCGTGCGCGACTGGCCGGGCCTGGTCGATGTAGGCATGTCCGACCTGCGTGGTGTGCCGCCCGGCCTGGTGACGGCGGCCCGGTTCGGTCTGCGGATGGCCGAACAGGGCTCGGCCCTGTGGGGCGCGCGCTTCCGCGGCGACGTCGCACCCGCGCTGCTCACCGGGGTCAGCGCCCACGCCATCGCGCCGCCGCGCGCTCTCGCTCCCGCGGGCGCGGGCCTGATGCTCGCCACCCTCGGCCACGCCGTCGGCTGGCCGATCCCGCGCGGCGGCAGTCAGTCCATTGTGGACGCGCTGGCGGCCGAGCTGCGCGCGTGCGGCGGCAAGATCGTCACCGGGAGCCGGATCGAGAGTCTCGACCAGGTGCGGGCCCACGCGGTGGTGCTCGACGTGGCACCGGCCGCGCTGGCCAGGATGGCGCCGCTGCCCGCGCGGTACCTGAGGTGGCTTACCGCGTTCCGCTACGGCGGGGGAGCGTGCAAGGTCGACTACGCCCTGTCCGGCCCGGTTCCGTGGGCGGCGCCGGATCTCGCCCGCGCGGGCACCCTGCACCTGGTCGGCGACCGCGCCGAGGCCGTCGCGGCCGAGCGTGCCGTCGCGGCGGGCACCCACCCGGACCGGCCATACGTCCTCGTCGGCCAGCCCGGCGTCGTCGATCCAGGCCGCGCGCCCGAGGGCAAGCACACCCTGTGGTCCTACGCCCACGTCCCCAACGGGTCCACGCGCGATCTCGGGGAGGCGGTCACGGCCCAGATCGAGCGGTTCGCCCCTGGCTTCCGCGACCTGGTCCTGGCCCGGAACGTGATCACCGCGGCCGACGCGGGCACGCACAACCCGAACTATGTCGGCGGCGACATCGCCGCGGGCGCGGTGACCCTGCGGCAGACCGTGTTCCGGCCGGTCCCGCGCTGGGATCCGTACCGCACCCCGATCCCCGGCGTGTACCTGTGCTCGTCGTCGACCGCGCCGGGGCCGGGCGTGCACGGCATGTGCGGCGTTCACGCGGCCCGCCGAGTGCTGCGGCAGCGGTTCGGCATCCGCGCCGACCCGCTGGCATTGATCCGAGGCTGAAACGCAGGAACCCCCGCCGGGTGGCAGGGGTTCCACGCGCGACTCGCCTTACCTGGCCGGGGGCGATTCTTGTCCGGTCAAGTAAGCCGCCGTTACTCGGCCAGCTTGAACAGGGCCTTGATGTCCTCGGGCTCCAGGCTCTTGAGCGCGGTGACCTGGATGTCGGTGATCGAGCGG from Alloactinosynnema sp. L-07 includes:
- a CDS encoding sulfite exporter TauE/SafE family protein, with the protein product MTTALVIAGLIMMVGAAVQGTIGFGLNLIAGPILALLDPMLVPVPVLFAGTALAAMMMTRERGHIEWSGVGWAMLGRLPGNLLGVLALATLPASGFNLVIGTSVLVCVALSVITWKPQPTRPALVVAGTASGAFGTIASIGGPPIALVYQNQSGPTIRSTLSAFFLLASISSLITLAAAGHVEVRHLTAAAFLVPFLFAGLLISGPLRKHVEGPRLRVGVLAVASASALLLIGRSLLG
- a CDS encoding methyltransferase domain-containing protein, which gives rise to MTAVPDIGYGRQFAGFYDRLFPADAGVDQAVAFLAALHPGDGSPTLEFGVGTGRVAVPLSERVGEVVGVDSSPEMLDVLRAAVGDRPVAAVHADIRDYTDGRSYGLVYCVCGTLSMLLDPEEQRRAVKAAARRLAPGGRLVIETHNPAIAEALNQGKPRDSFFVPYPAPDTGLLSYSTVDLDNRLWHLAHIFFDDGRARVAAELSRLTTAEETDHYARSAGLELVDRHADFWGNPFTGAEPMTVSVYRAASDV
- a CDS encoding glyoxalase — its product is MIHHVQIACPEGAEDRMRAFYTGVLGWHELPKPPLLAARGGCWFAVPGGGELHVGVESDFRAARKAHPAFVVDIDAVGSALIQAGSPVRWADPAEIPGRGRFHTDDPVGNRLEFLEAER
- a CDS encoding response regulator transcription factor; this translates as MTLRDLGFDERTEQVYRVLLDEPACGLADLAARFGIDVEVVDKAISALVALGVARRDGAGPVALLSPGAALGELIERIEDALLREHRRVGATRAEVAELAARHERRAGPSADNGIERIEDLGAVRAALEDLSFFTRISVFAVQPGGPQSAEALAASKPLDLRGLRRGLDMRVIYDAAVLSDEVNRAYLRELGEAGAQYRVSDVALERMIVMDGKVAVVPIDPADSGKGALIVRQPGLITGFLRLFQRIWDDARELPWVERTTEPDLTDEDRQVLAHMASGGTDDGAARMLGVSVRHLRRRIARLMDRLDAGSRFEAGAEAARRGWI
- a CDS encoding aconitate hydratase is translated as MTTASKDSFGARATLTVGDASYEVFRLDAVEGAERLPYSLKILLENLLRTEDGANITADHVRALAGWDPAAEPSTEIQFTPGRVVMQDFTGVPCVVDLATMREAVTALGGDPSKVNPLAPAELVIDHSVIADIFGRPDAFETNVDLEYERNKERYQFLRWGQTAFDEFKVVPPGTGIVHQVNIEHLARVVMVRDGIAYPDTVVGTDSHTTMVNGLGVLGWGVGGIEAEAAMLGQPVSMLIPRVVGFKLHGELPAGATATDLVLTITEMLRKQGVVGKFVEFYGSGVTAVPLANRATIGNMSPEFGSTAAIFPVDQETIDYLRFTGRSEEQVALVEAYAKQQGLWHDPSFEPVFSETLELDLATVVPSIAGPKRPQDRIELTDAKSAFRAALGAYIAHEESAPLSAVDESSDESFPASDAPAHGSGGNGDGKPFDYHSAAAGAEGRVSKPTTVTLDGNTFELDHGAVAIAAITSCTNTSNPSVMIGAALLAKKAVERGLARKPWVKTTLAPGSKVVMDYYDRAGLTPYLDKLGFNLVGYGCTTCIGNSGPLQDEISAGVQEADLAVVSVLSGNRNFEGRINPDIKMNYLASPPLVVAYALAGSMDIDITTEPLGTGSDGEPVFLADIWPTPQEISDTITAALSAESFADSYKDVFAGDQRWQSLPTPTGKTFEWDAESTYVRKPPYFDGMTMETTPVTDIAGARVLALLGDSVTTDHISPAGAIKQDTPAGKYLTEHGVERKDFNSYGSRRGNHEVMIRGTFANIRLRNLLLDDVQGGYTRDFTKDGEQAFIYDAAQNYAAAGIGLVVLAGKEYGSGSSRDWAAKGTSLLGVRAVIAESFERIHRSNLIGMGVLPMQFPEGQTAASLGLDGTETFAISGVTGLNEGTTPRTLKVVATKADGSTVEFDAVLRIDTPGEADYYRNGGIMQYVLRKMVTS
- a CDS encoding alpha/beta fold hydrolase yields the protein MRGLSKYLRPGLRAAMPRAAVLTATERLGSITHLVSSLEYLARAKDRDWGGPNNWDVTRTGFVTRSPRLTKVLDLVARRDVTRALHVARVAAAAALWLPLPKGAKVAANGVLAGSQLALYARHLYGTDGADQVSFLVQSLATVARIGDRRPAVVDSCLWFIALQSVLSYTVSGWAKLPSQTWRTGRALPGITRTLTYGEPNVWRLFERHPKATRLLAHGVLAMECGFPLVFAARGRVAPLVLGSAGAFHLANAWVMGLGRFFWSFTSTYPAVLYASGPRADARGQRRDDTLPALCAALIGAFLTTAQVVRARRAAMVVAGRGDERTLDASSGNVLSYRRIGDGDGPVVVLENGLCATAEHWEWITTRLAERFTTVTYHRAGYGPSRAKADFTTDTAVADLVDLAKAVADGRPVVLIGHSLGGYLAMRAAHTLGATVIGVGLVDSSHPAELRRSARQAQGADGLTNALSLMPASMKAGLGILLQPPKWVDTLPAHVRELSLAQYRDHRLWSGAAREWKVIKGEFENFDGELPEVGAPMLVITAGHTAATDPVQIELHDEMAAAAPRAERHTIEGFDHDQMLSDETGAGTVAGLIERFIDGLEGDDAS